A genomic segment from Pseudoduganella chitinolytica encodes:
- a CDS encoding DUF5610 domain-containing protein translates to MANSVSLNAKSVPADARVANQGEVTPTQRAKMALNASIVQASASISIGAADDPQALLYKTAITSINEALQAELGENAVQNAASQDNSPQGTADRILALSTGFLDSYKKQHPDMEDSAALEKFIATIKDGIEQGFKEARGILKGLDVLGGDIAGNVDKTYELVMKGLDEFAAKTAQPQAENA, encoded by the coding sequence GTGGCAAACTCTGTTTCTCTCAACGCAAAATCCGTCCCCGCCGACGCGCGGGTCGCCAACCAGGGTGAGGTGACCCCGACCCAGCGCGCCAAAATGGCACTGAACGCCTCCATCGTGCAGGCATCGGCGTCGATCTCCATCGGCGCCGCCGACGACCCGCAGGCCTTGCTGTACAAGACGGCCATCACCAGCATCAACGAGGCCCTGCAAGCGGAACTGGGCGAGAATGCCGTCCAGAACGCGGCTTCCCAGGACAACTCGCCGCAGGGCACGGCGGATCGCATCCTCGCGTTGTCCACGGGCTTCCTCGACAGCTACAAGAAGCAGCACCCCGATATGGAAGACTCGGCCGCGCTGGAAAAGTTCATCGCAACGATCAAGGACGGCATCGAACAGGGCTTCAAGGAGGCGCGCGGCATCCTGAAAGGGCTGGATGTACTGGGCGGCGACATTGCGGGCAATGTCGACAAGACGTACGAGCTGGTGATGAAGGGCCTGGACGAGTTCGCCGCAAAGACGGCGCAGCCGCAGGCAGAGAACGCCTGA
- the sbcB gene encoding exodeoxyribonuclease I produces the protein MSNHTFLWHDYETFGAVPRRDRPAQFAAIRTDAELNEIGEPIMLFCQPASDYLPDPQSCLITGITPQQCLQQGVPEYQFAKVIEAAFAEPGTIGVGYNTIRFDDEVTRFLFWRNLIDPYAREWQNGCGRWDLLDVVRMCYALRPDGINWPVGDNGKPSFKLELLTAANGLQHEAAHDALSDVRATIGLARLIRARQPRLFDFCLALHKKDRVAQEVGMHLAHELRQPFLHVSGMFPAERGCMALVWPLGPHPTNKNELIVWDCHHDPRELFELDVDTIRQRMFTRSADLPEGMTRLPIKTIHLNKSPMLVSNLKTLTAQMADRWGMDLERAQAHAAFAKAGPDMSSTWAQVFHRPASEPGDVDEDLYGGFVGSTDRRLLDTLRRENPQRLATMAPHFEDERLGELVFRYRARNFPETLTEHELEHWEQHRAARLLEGADGARSIDQLFGEIDHLSAEADERAEQILGALYEYAEMIVPQPY, from the coding sequence ATGAGCAACCACACCTTCCTTTGGCACGACTATGAAACCTTCGGCGCCGTGCCGCGCCGCGACCGCCCCGCCCAGTTCGCCGCCATCCGTACCGATGCGGAGCTGAACGAGATCGGCGAGCCAATCATGCTGTTCTGCCAGCCGGCCAGCGACTACCTGCCCGACCCGCAGTCCTGCCTGATCACGGGCATCACCCCGCAGCAGTGCCTGCAGCAAGGCGTGCCCGAGTACCAGTTCGCCAAAGTCATCGAGGCGGCGTTTGCCGAGCCCGGCACGATCGGCGTCGGCTACAACACGATCCGCTTCGACGACGAAGTGACGCGCTTCCTGTTCTGGCGCAACCTGATCGATCCGTACGCGCGCGAATGGCAGAACGGCTGCGGCCGCTGGGACCTGCTGGACGTCGTGCGCATGTGCTACGCCCTGCGGCCGGACGGTATCAACTGGCCTGTGGGAGATAACGGCAAGCCCAGCTTCAAACTTGAATTATTGACAGCGGCCAACGGTTTGCAGCACGAGGCGGCCCACGATGCGCTGTCGGACGTGCGCGCGACGATCGGCCTGGCCCGCCTGATCCGCGCCAGGCAGCCGCGCCTGTTCGACTTCTGCCTGGCCCTGCACAAGAAGGACCGCGTGGCGCAGGAGGTCGGCATGCACCTGGCGCACGAGCTGCGCCAGCCGTTCCTGCACGTGTCGGGCATGTTCCCGGCCGAACGGGGCTGCATGGCGCTGGTATGGCCGCTGGGACCGCACCCCACCAACAAGAACGAGCTGATCGTGTGGGATTGCCACCATGACCCGCGCGAACTGTTCGAGCTCGATGTCGATACGATCCGCCAGCGCATGTTTACCCGCAGCGCCGACCTGCCCGAGGGCATGACGCGCCTGCCGATCAAGACGATCCACCTGAACAAATCGCCGATGCTGGTGTCGAACCTGAAGACCTTGACGGCGCAGATGGCCGACCGCTGGGGCATGGACCTGGAGCGCGCCCAGGCGCACGCGGCCTTCGCCAAGGCGGGGCCGGACATGTCGTCCACCTGGGCGCAGGTGTTCCACCGCCCGGCGAGCGAACCGGGCGACGTGGACGAAGACCTGTACGGCGGCTTCGTCGGCTCCACCGACCGGCGCCTGCTGGATACGCTGCGGCGCGAAAACCCGCAGCGCCTGGCAACGATGGCGCCGCACTTCGAAGACGAGCGCCTGGGGGAACTCGTGTTCCGCTACCGCGCCCGCAACTTCCCCGAGACGCTGACGGAGCATGAACTGGAGCACTGGGAGCAGCACCGCGCGGCCCGCCTGCTGGAAGGCGCCGATGGTGCGCGCAGCATCGACCAGCTGTTCGGCGAGATCGATCACCTGTCGGCCGAAGCGGACGAGCGTGCCGAGCAGATTCTGGGGGCGTTGTACGAGTATGCCGAGATGATCGTGCCGCAACCGTATTGA
- a CDS encoding IS3 family transposase, with the protein MKYACIEEQREHFPVRSLCRVLGVKCGSYYAFRRRRGTVMPSQEDLALREQIRSLHDSHRHALGAVKTWRVLNAKGVNCSKHQVARLRKLESIEAKRKAKFRVMHAHQHTEPPAPDLLKRCFTVKAPNKVWVSDITTIHTREGWLHLAIVLDLFARRIVGWAMNQCQDASLPIGALRMAYAQRQPGPGLVCHTDQGSVYGSKPYRRVLDERGLKASMSRRGNCHDNAVAESWFSTLKNELTRHEIYPTRAEAIAAISDYIELYYNARRPHQTLKYLSPVEVEKEFLILN; encoded by the coding sequence TTGAAGTACGCCTGTATTGAAGAGCAGCGCGAGCACTTTCCTGTGCGTTCGCTTTGTCGTGTGCTAGGGGTTAAGTGCGGCAGCTACTATGCTTTCCGTCGACGTCGCGGCACCGTCATGCCCAGCCAGGAAGACCTGGCATTGCGGGAACAGATCCGGAGCCTGCATGACTCGCATCGTCATGCTCTCGGGGCTGTCAAGACGTGGCGCGTGCTGAACGCCAAAGGCGTCAATTGCAGCAAGCATCAGGTGGCTCGACTGCGTAAGCTTGAATCGATCGAGGCCAAACGCAAGGCCAAATTTCGCGTCATGCACGCCCATCAACACACGGAACCGCCAGCACCTGATTTGCTCAAGCGATGCTTTACCGTGAAGGCACCGAACAAGGTCTGGGTCAGCGACATCACGACCATCCATACCCGTGAAGGCTGGCTGCACTTGGCCATCGTTCTCGATCTGTTTGCACGTCGGATCGTTGGATGGGCCATGAACCAGTGCCAGGATGCCTCGCTGCCAATCGGCGCATTACGGATGGCTTACGCCCAGCGTCAGCCAGGGCCAGGCCTCGTCTGCCATACAGATCAGGGTTCGGTGTACGGCTCCAAACCCTATCGGCGCGTGCTTGACGAGCGTGGCCTCAAGGCCAGCATGAGCCGCCGGGGCAACTGTCATGACAATGCCGTAGCAGAGAGCTGGTTTTCCACGCTCAAGAACGAGCTGACACGCCATGAGATCTATCCAACAAGGGCTGAGGCAATCGCCGCGATATCGGACTACATCGAGCTGTACTACAATGCACGGCGACCTCACCAAACGCTGAAATATCTCAGCCCCGTTGAGGTCGAAAAAGAGTTCTTAATTCTTAATTGA
- a CDS encoding transposase, with protein MTTKPEKTPVKDADAQPKHRSVYTKEFKLAAVARLKSGGQTAEALAIELGIRRNQLYKWAKAIEQNGPEANFGSRGRKPASEESELVLVKRELSRLKEDFEILKKLQASFTRLKR; from the coding sequence ATGACTACGAAACCAGAAAAAACCCCTGTGAAGGATGCTGACGCCCAGCCGAAGCATCGTTCTGTCTACACTAAAGAGTTCAAACTTGCTGCGGTGGCGCGCCTGAAGAGCGGCGGCCAGACTGCGGAAGCGCTCGCTATCGAACTTGGCATACGTCGCAATCAGCTCTACAAATGGGCTAAGGCGATCGAGCAAAATGGACCAGAAGCGAATTTCGGCAGCCGGGGGCGCAAGCCTGCCAGCGAGGAAAGCGAGCTCGTACTGGTTAAGCGCGAACTCAGTAGACTGAAGGAGGATTTTGAAATCCTAAAAAAGTTGCAGGCGTCCTTCACGCGGCTAAAGCGTTGA
- the pyrF gene encoding orotidine-5'-phosphate decarboxylase, with the protein MTFINKLNAAWAANDSLLCVGLDPDMARLPAQFQSAPDGIYRFCTEIIDATADLACAFKPQIAYFAALGAEQQLERICAYLRDKHPHIPLILDSKRGDIGATAKQYAREAYDRYGADAVTVSPYMGGDSVEPYMEWRDRGVIVLCRTSNPGGSDLQFLEVNGRPLYQHVAQLVADKWNHNGQCALVVGATFPEELAQVRAIVGEMPLLVPGIGAQGGDIVATVTAGKTTAGAGMMINSSRAILYAAPQGGEDFAAAARRVALETRDAINAAR; encoded by the coding sequence GTGACTTTCATTAACAAATTGAATGCTGCCTGGGCAGCCAACGACTCCCTGCTGTGCGTGGGCCTCGATCCGGACATGGCCCGGCTGCCGGCGCAGTTCCAGTCCGCGCCGGACGGTATCTACCGCTTCTGCACCGAGATCATCGATGCGACGGCCGACCTGGCCTGCGCCTTCAAGCCGCAGATCGCGTACTTCGCGGCGCTGGGCGCGGAACAGCAGCTCGAGCGCATCTGCGCCTACCTGCGCGACAAGCACCCGCACATCCCGCTGATCCTCGATTCCAAGCGCGGCGACATCGGCGCGACGGCGAAGCAGTACGCGCGCGAGGCCTACGACCGCTACGGTGCCGATGCCGTGACCGTCAGCCCATACATGGGCGGCGATTCGGTGGAACCGTACATGGAGTGGCGCGACCGCGGCGTGATCGTGCTGTGCCGCACGTCCAACCCGGGCGGTTCGGACCTGCAGTTCCTGGAAGTGAACGGGCGCCCCCTGTACCAGCACGTGGCGCAGCTGGTGGCGGACAAATGGAACCACAACGGCCAATGCGCCCTCGTGGTAGGCGCCACGTTCCCGGAAGAACTGGCGCAGGTACGTGCCATCGTGGGCGAGATGCCGTTGCTGGTGCCGGGTATCGGCGCGCAGGGCGGCGATATCGTCGCTACCGTCACGGCCGGCAAGACCACGGCGGGCGCCGGCATGATGATCAACTCGTCGCGCGCGATCCTGTATGCGGCGCCGCAGGGTGGGGAAGATTTCGCCGCGGCCGCGCGCCGGGTGGCGCTGGAGACGCGCGACGCGATCAACGCGGCGCGCTGA
- a CDS encoding LemA family protein: protein MRNRFERWIALVLMAVALSGCGYNDFQSKDEAVKAAWGEVVNQYQRRADLIPNLVNTVKGYASHERETLEAVTKARAQATSMQVTPETLNNPAAFQKFQQAQGELSSALSRLMVVSEKYPDLKADTSFRDLQSQLEGTENRITVARQRYIASVQDYNVLARRFPTNLTAKMFGYEVRPSFQVENEKAISSAPTVDFNKK, encoded by the coding sequence ATGCGCAACAGGTTTGAACGATGGATTGCACTGGTATTGATGGCGGTCGCCCTGTCCGGCTGCGGCTACAACGATTTCCAGAGCAAGGATGAAGCCGTGAAGGCCGCTTGGGGCGAGGTGGTCAACCAGTACCAGCGCCGCGCCGACCTGATCCCCAACCTCGTCAATACCGTCAAGGGCTATGCATCCCATGAGCGCGAGACGCTGGAGGCCGTGACGAAGGCACGGGCCCAGGCCACCAGCATGCAGGTGACGCCGGAAACGCTGAACAATCCGGCCGCCTTCCAGAAATTCCAGCAGGCGCAGGGCGAGCTGTCGTCCGCGCTGTCGCGACTGATGGTCGTGTCCGAAAAGTACCCGGACCTGAAGGCGGACACGAGCTTCCGTGACCTGCAGTCGCAACTGGAAGGCACGGAAAACCGCATCACCGTGGCACGCCAGCGCTATATCGCCTCGGTGCAGGACTACAACGTCCTGGCCCGCCGCTTCCCGACCAACCTGACGGCGAAGATGTTCGGCTACGAAGTGCGGCCAAGCTTCCAGGTGGAGAACGAAAAAGCCATCTCGTCCGCCCCTACGGTCGACTTCAACAAGAAATAA
- a CDS encoding TPM domain-containing protein, protein MSTLPTSFMGRCKRALRHLFTGASQGRRCFPQRTLDAIAAAIAEGEQRHRAEVRLIVEPALPVGAAFDNVSNRARARALFAQYGVWDTEENCGVLIYVNLAAREVDIVADRNVGRLIGDSDWQAVCHTMTAGFARGDFHDSTLAALHQLSALLQRHFPADGTRPNQLPNEAVIL, encoded by the coding sequence ATGAGCACTTTACCGACAAGCTTCATGGGCCGCTGCAAACGCGCCCTGCGCCATCTGTTCACGGGCGCGTCGCAAGGCCGGCGCTGCTTCCCGCAACGTACGCTCGATGCGATCGCGGCCGCGATCGCCGAGGGCGAGCAGCGCCATCGCGCGGAAGTGCGGTTGATTGTCGAACCGGCCCTGCCGGTGGGCGCCGCGTTCGACAACGTCAGCAACCGCGCCCGGGCACGGGCCCTGTTCGCGCAGTACGGCGTGTGGGACACGGAAGAAAACTGCGGCGTGCTGATCTACGTGAACCTGGCCGCGCGCGAGGTCGACATCGTGGCCGACCGCAATGTCGGCCGGCTGATCGGCGACAGCGACTGGCAGGCGGTATGCCACACGATGACGGCCGGCTTTGCCCGCGGCGACTTCCACGACAGCACGCTGGCCGCCCTGCACCAGCTCTCGGCGCTGCTGCAACGGCACTTCCCGGCCGACGGCACGCGCCCCAACCAGTTGCCCAACGAGGCCGTCATCCTGTAG
- a CDS encoding SDR family NAD(P)-dependent oxidoreductase, which translates to MRLTNKTAIVTGATRGIGLACAQRLIAEGARVMLADIRPEGAQAAEALGDGARFFQADVGNKADVDALVAATLAAFGRIDILVNNAGVTHAADFLDLTEEDFDRVLRVNLKSMFLCGQAVAKVMVRQQSGCIVNMSSVNAELAIPNQVPYVVSKGGINQLTKVMALNLAPYGIRVNGIGPGTILTELAKEAVLGSPQARHTILSRTPLGRCGEPEEVASIAAFLASDDASYMTGQTLYVDGGRMALNYTVPVRE; encoded by the coding sequence ATGAGACTGACCAACAAGACCGCCATCGTGACCGGCGCCACCCGCGGCATCGGCCTCGCCTGCGCGCAACGCCTGATCGCCGAGGGCGCACGCGTGATGCTGGCCGATATCCGGCCCGAAGGGGCCCAGGCCGCCGAGGCGCTGGGCGACGGCGCGCGCTTCTTCCAGGCCGACGTGGGCAACAAGGCCGACGTCGACGCCCTGGTGGCCGCCACGCTGGCGGCGTTCGGCCGCATCGATATCCTCGTCAACAACGCCGGCGTGACGCATGCCGCCGATTTCCTCGACCTGACGGAAGAGGACTTCGACCGCGTGCTGCGGGTGAACCTGAAATCGATGTTCCTGTGCGGCCAGGCGGTCGCGAAAGTCATGGTGAGGCAGCAGTCCGGCTGCATCGTCAACATGTCGAGTGTCAACGCGGAACTGGCCATCCCGAACCAGGTGCCGTACGTGGTATCGAAAGGCGGTATCAACCAGCTGACGAAGGTGATGGCGCTGAACCTGGCGCCGTACGGCATCCGCGTCAACGGTATCGGCCCCGGCACGATCCTGACGGAGCTGGCCAAGGAAGCGGTGCTGGGCAGCCCGCAGGCCCGCCACACCATCCTGTCCCGCACGCCGCTGGGCCGCTGCGGCGAGCCGGAGGAAGTCGCGTCCATCGCCGCCTTCCTCGCCAGCGACGACGCCAGCTACATGACGGGACAGACGCTGTACGTCGACGGCGGACGCATGGCGCTGAACTATACGGTGCCGGTCAGGGAGTAA
- a CDS encoding TonB-dependent receptor domain-containing protein, translating into MNQKLVLKRSVIAVAMAVAAQAAFAQEAQAPIQKVFVTGSNIKRADKEGSSPVQTVSAKQIAATGANTVSELLRSIPAFGSGSSVDSTDGGFSNGAATASLRGLGSSSTLILLNGRRITASAYADPNQGKSAVYDLNTIPISAIERVEIFKDGASAVYGSDAIAGVINFITKTDVRGLQLSANISANDDGEFKRENVNGVWGFGDLEQKGWSGFVAFDASKRHRTAIADQKDVENDLYRNIQGRLNPYSSALSASPFFYKETKPGSMAFSNSYNSRANVLNQVNCDKSQQLTGDRALHNLTATDTLIGRTFCNFNINDYQEAQGKGEDANVLSKFTFKLNNDITAFAEASYSRTERYFTAAPRAIRSTAPTTVFTNGGIPSQFQIVLPVGHPDNPFTDARSAVGFRLVNSTNASENINEAYRLVAGLQGSAKGWDWETALLWNRGERTERGYGYQYLPTMRRIMTENRTIAQTIADPSATRDIENRGFAQVKQIDAKASTSFGKLPGGEIGLALGGEIRQEQIGLTPDLAVQRGDIVGLANSTADGSRVVKSAFVELRTPFFESFEMDFAGRWDKYPTATSFVPKVGAKWTANEHFTFRGTFAEGFRAPALTQVSPGGVQSFTTVTDTLRCPDGVSPLPGADQADCSKGVSSLSAANPNLANERSRSLSFGMIVTPTKNLDILIDWYRIKKVDETALLGAQTVIDHAADYPGLVVRDTNPNNWVTDANGNVIPNSGAITQVNRSYVNQGSTEVSGIDLEITHRLALGEMGKLTTSLNWAYLAEYRRAEHYGDVTHNLAGTRGGLSDWNTSVGDNPRNRGSLSVNWLRGDHSVTATGNYVGGVSLLRRYDNDVTYDQPYCHFGSGQPKSAYALGGLPKFTDYLGNNCSVAAWTTFDLNYSYSGIKNLVLTFNVKNIFDRKAPYDPDYGTANKIVGYNDQLHNGKGRYFRVGATYTF; encoded by the coding sequence TTGAATCAGAAGTTGGTTTTGAAGCGCAGCGTGATCGCTGTCGCGATGGCCGTCGCCGCCCAGGCAGCGTTCGCCCAGGAGGCACAAGCCCCGATCCAGAAGGTCTTCGTGACCGGTTCCAATATCAAGCGCGCCGACAAGGAAGGTTCGTCGCCCGTGCAGACCGTGTCGGCCAAGCAGATCGCCGCGACCGGTGCCAACACCGTATCCGAACTGCTGCGCTCGATCCCGGCCTTCGGTTCCGGCTCGTCCGTCGACAGCACCGACGGCGGGTTTTCCAACGGCGCGGCCACCGCATCGCTGCGCGGCCTGGGCTCGTCGTCCACGCTGATCCTGCTGAACGGCCGCCGCATCACGGCATCGGCCTACGCCGACCCGAACCAGGGCAAGTCGGCCGTCTATGACCTGAACACGATTCCTATCTCCGCCATCGAGCGCGTCGAGATCTTCAAGGATGGCGCATCGGCCGTGTACGGTTCCGACGCCATCGCCGGCGTCATCAACTTCATCACGAAGACCGACGTACGCGGCCTGCAACTGTCGGCCAATATCAGCGCCAACGACGACGGCGAATTTAAGCGCGAGAACGTCAACGGCGTGTGGGGCTTCGGCGACCTGGAGCAGAAGGGCTGGAGCGGCTTCGTCGCGTTCGATGCGTCCAAGCGCCACCGTACGGCGATCGCGGACCAGAAAGACGTCGAGAACGACCTGTACCGCAACATCCAGGGCCGCCTGAACCCTTACTCGAGTGCCCTGTCGGCCTCGCCGTTCTTCTACAAGGAAACCAAGCCGGGCAGCATGGCGTTCTCGAACAGCTACAACAGCCGTGCGAACGTCCTCAACCAGGTCAACTGCGACAAGTCGCAACAGCTGACGGGCGACCGCGCCCTGCACAACCTGACGGCTACCGATACGCTGATCGGCCGCACGTTCTGTAACTTCAACATCAACGACTATCAGGAAGCCCAGGGCAAGGGCGAGGATGCGAACGTGCTGTCCAAGTTCACGTTCAAGCTCAACAACGACATCACGGCGTTTGCCGAAGCATCCTACAGCCGTACCGAGCGCTACTTCACGGCCGCTCCGCGCGCGATCCGTTCGACAGCACCGACGACGGTGTTCACCAACGGCGGCATCCCGTCGCAGTTCCAGATCGTGCTGCCGGTGGGCCACCCGGACAATCCGTTCACGGATGCCCGTTCGGCCGTTGGTTTCCGCCTGGTAAACTCCACCAATGCTTCGGAAAACATCAACGAAGCGTACCGCCTGGTGGCTGGCCTGCAGGGCAGCGCCAAGGGCTGGGATTGGGAAACGGCCCTGCTGTGGAACCGCGGCGAGCGTACCGAGCGCGGCTACGGCTACCAGTACCTGCCGACGATGCGCCGCATCATGACGGAAAATCGCACGATCGCCCAGACGATCGCCGACCCGTCCGCTACGCGTGACATCGAAAACCGAGGCTTCGCACAGGTCAAGCAGATCGATGCGAAAGCGTCGACGTCGTTCGGCAAGCTGCCAGGCGGCGAAATCGGCCTGGCACTGGGCGGCGAGATCCGCCAGGAACAGATCGGCCTGACCCCTGACCTGGCAGTCCAGCGCGGCGACATCGTCGGCCTGGCCAACTCCACGGCCGACGGTTCCCGCGTGGTCAAGTCCGCGTTCGTCGAACTGCGCACGCCGTTCTTCGAGAGCTTCGAGATGGACTTCGCCGGCCGTTGGGACAAATACCCGACCGCCACTAGCTTCGTGCCGAAAGTCGGCGCCAAGTGGACGGCCAACGAACACTTCACGTTCCGCGGCACGTTCGCCGAAGGCTTCCGCGCTCCGGCGCTGACGCAAGTCTCGCCTGGCGGTGTACAGTCGTTTACCACCGTGACCGACACGCTGCGCTGCCCGGACGGTGTGAGCCCGCTGCCAGGCGCCGACCAGGCCGATTGCTCTAAAGGCGTTTCCAGCCTGTCCGCCGCCAATCCGAACCTGGCAAACGAGCGCTCGCGCAGCCTGTCGTTCGGCATGATCGTTACGCCGACGAAGAACCTGGACATCCTGATCGACTGGTATCGCATCAAGAAGGTCGACGAGACTGCCCTGCTGGGTGCGCAAACGGTCATCGACCACGCCGCCGATTACCCTGGCCTTGTCGTGCGCGATACCAACCCGAACAACTGGGTCACGGATGCCAATGGCAACGTGATCCCGAATTCGGGCGCCATCACCCAGGTGAACCGTTCCTACGTCAACCAGGGCAGCACCGAAGTTTCCGGTATCGACCTGGAAATCACCCATCGCCTGGCGCTGGGCGAGATGGGCAAGCTGACGACGTCGCTGAACTGGGCCTACCTGGCTGAGTACCGTCGCGCCGAGCACTACGGCGACGTGACGCACAACCTGGCCGGCACCCGCGGCGGCCTGTCCGACTGGAACACGTCCGTTGGCGATAATCCGCGCAACCGCGGCTCTCTGTCGGTCAACTGGCTGCGTGGCGACCACTCGGTCACCGCGACCGGCAACTACGTCGGTGGCGTTTCGCTGCTGCGCCGTTACGACAACGACGTGACCTACGACCAGCCTTACTGTCACTTCGGCTCGGGCCAGCCGAAGAGCGCGTATGCACTGGGCGGCCTGCCGAAATTCACGGACTACCTCGGCAACAACTGCTCGGTGGCGGCGTGGACGACGTTCGACCTGAACTACAGCTACTCAGGCATCAAGAACCTGGTGCTGACGTTCAACGTGAAGAACATCTTCGACCGCAAGGCCCCGTACGACCCGGACTACGGTACTGCCAACAAGATCGTTGGCTACAACGACCAGCTGCACAATGGCAAGGGCCGTTACTTCCGCGTAGGCGCAACCTACACCTTCTGA
- a CDS encoding VanZ family protein — protein MLQPSHARLRYWGAWAIFAMIVIVGSIPGARADAAEVASGVVLHSCAYAVLAFLIFTGSHGTPAQRAGKAVLTIAAMGAIDECVQSFLPYRHGALRDWYVDVTAAAIMSGAMWVLWRSRKANA, from the coding sequence TTGCTGCAACCTTCCCATGCTCGCCTGCGCTACTGGGGTGCGTGGGCGATCTTCGCCATGATCGTGATTGTCGGCTCGATCCCCGGTGCGCGCGCCGATGCCGCCGAGGTTGCCTCCGGGGTCGTCCTGCATTCCTGCGCCTACGCCGTGCTGGCGTTCCTGATCTTTACCGGCAGCCACGGCACGCCCGCCCAACGCGCCGGCAAGGCCGTGCTGACCATCGCCGCCATGGGCGCCATCGACGAGTGCGTGCAGAGCTTCCTGCCCTATCGCCACGGCGCATTGCGGGACTGGTACGTGGACGTGACGGCCGCGGCGATCATGTCGGGCGCGATGTGGGTGCTGTGGCGTAGCCGCAAGGCCAACGCCTGA
- a CDS encoding TraB/GumN family protein — translation MPRYLTFVIALFISWSANSMEMSIPKEVTSTVASAVPASAAMPLQSPAVPKRGALYKVRHDGKTSYLFGTIHVGKQGFFPLEPEVTRALADSSALVLELDTRIHKPFEQALAKYGSYPAGDSITRHLSPGALAQLTKALDKAGLALQNVAMYRPWLVANILVGTEIEKHGYHRSNGVEGFLLTAAAQQKKQVHELESADYQLSLFASLDDAQQERYLVENLEDLENGRAVQKSAGLIDAWSNADAARIDVMARELTSGDSVSATFMDRTLLGKRNPEMAAHIERIMQSDQVAFVGIGLLHLVGDNGIPALLRQRGYDVEKVY, via the coding sequence ATGCCGCGTTATTTGACTTTCGTTATCGCTTTATTCATTTCATGGTCGGCCAATAGTATGGAAATGAGCATACCCAAGGAGGTTACCTCGACGGTAGCTTCCGCGGTGCCCGCCAGCGCCGCCATGCCGTTGCAATCGCCGGCCGTGCCGAAGCGCGGCGCTCTCTACAAAGTCCGCCACGATGGCAAAACCAGTTACCTGTTCGGCACCATCCACGTCGGCAAGCAGGGTTTCTTCCCGCTTGAGCCCGAAGTTACCCGTGCACTGGCCGATTCCAGCGCTCTCGTCCTGGAGCTCGACACGCGCATCCACAAGCCGTTCGAGCAAGCCCTGGCAAAATACGGCAGCTATCCGGCTGGAGATTCCATCACCCGGCACCTGTCGCCGGGCGCGCTCGCGCAGCTGACCAAGGCGCTGGACAAGGCCGGCCTTGCCCTGCAGAACGTCGCCATGTACCGGCCCTGGCTGGTAGCAAATATCCTCGTCGGCACCGAGATCGAAAAGCATGGCTACCACCGCAGCAACGGCGTAGAAGGCTTCCTGCTGACCGCTGCGGCGCAACAGAAGAAGCAGGTGCACGAGCTGGAGTCGGCCGATTATCAACTCAGCCTGTTTGCTTCGCTGGATGACGCCCAGCAGGAACGCTACCTGGTGGAAAACCTCGAGGACCTCGAAAACGGCCGGGCGGTGCAAAAGTCCGCTGGGCTCATCGATGCCTGGAGCAATGCCGACGCCGCCCGCATCGACGTGATGGCCCGCGAGCTGACCTCCGGCGACAGTGTTTCCGCGACCTTCATGGACCGCACGTTGCTGGGCAAGCGCAATCCTGAGATGGCCGCGCACATCGAGCGCATCATGCAGAGCGACCAGGTGGCTTTCGTTGGCATCGGCCTGCTGCACCTCGTGGGCGACAACGGCATTCCCGCGCTGCTGCGCCAGCGCGGCTATGATGTCGAGAAAGTCTATTGA